One region of Athene noctua chromosome 18, bAthNoc1.hap1.1, whole genome shotgun sequence genomic DNA includes:
- the LOC141968046 gene encoding uncharacterized protein LOC141968046, which produces MAPLSLSQLLDVAIGTPEVGAVNFTALYSLLQAVLGHLGLEDLPALGCDQPPEAPLRAEGAQGRGPGTELLTPSRDPLQGTVSTPCDASTAADMGQMKTKIEENKSSISKAVALSQDLLEEIGRMKAAQSRTEEDIRTIQETLGMGNLQDAAGQLPALRDQTALDSDVVRPHAHPDPAPGWRQLHPRGTSARSPSVSSHGPGGGQCSCGSHPTWLRGQG; this is translated from the exons atggccccgctcagcctgtcccagctgctggacGTCGCCATCGGGACGCCCGAGGTCGGGGCCGTCAACTTCACGGCGCTGtacagcctgctgcaggctgtgctggggcacctgggcctggaggacctgcctgccctggggtgcGATCAGCCCCCCGAGGCACCCCTCAGAGCAgaaggggcacagggcagaggcccaggcacagagctgctgacccCCTCGAGGGACCCGCTGCAGGGGACCGTGAGCACCCCATGTGATGCCTCCACGGCTGCCGACATGggacagatgaaaacaaagattgaagagaacaagagcagcatctccaag GCCGTAGCTCTTTCCCAGGATCTCCTCGAGGAGATCGGCAGGATGAAGGCGGCGCAGTCCCGCACGGAAGAGGACATCCGGACGATCCAGGAGACGCTTGGCAtg GGGAATCTCCAGGATGCTGCCGGCCAGCTGCCGGCCCTCCGTGACCAGACAGCGTTGGACAGTGATGTGGTACGGCCCCACGCACACCCGGATCCTGCTCCAGGATGGAGGCAGCTGCATCCCCGAGGCACCAGTGCACGCAGTCCCTCCGTGTCAAGTCatgggcccggggggggtcagtgctCCTGTGGGTCCCACCCCACCTGGCTACGTGGCCAGGGTTGA
- the LOC141968000 gene encoding phosphoribosyl pyrophosphate synthase-associated protein 1-like isoform X2 produces MMAKEKPPITVVGDVGGRIAIVVDDIIDDVESFVAAAEILKERGAYKIFVMATHGLLSADAPRLIEESSIDEILVIPAWTLPFPQLSACDRFLTAQTFYLPLSPS; encoded by the exons atgATGGCCAAGGAGAAACCGCCAATAACTGTGGTTGGAGACGTTGGAGGAAGAATTGCCATCGTTGTG GATGACATCATCGATGATGTGGAAAGCTTTGTagctgctgcagagatcctgAAAGAGCGTGGAGCCTACAAGATTTTTGTGATGGCTACTCACGGGCTCCTGTCAGCAGATGCCCCCCGTCTCATAGAGGAATCCTCCATCGATGAG atattagtcatccctgcctggacacttcccttcccacagctgagtgcatgtgatcgctttctcactgcacagaccttctacctgcccctctcccccagctga
- the LOC141968000 gene encoding phosphoribosyl pyrophosphate synthase-associated protein 1-like isoform X1 has product MMAKEKPPITVVGDVGGRIAIVVDDIIDDVESFVAAAEILKERGAYKIFVMATHGLLSADAPRLIEESSIDEVVVTNTVPHEVQKLQCPKIKTVDISLILSEAIRRIHNGESMAYLFRNITVDD; this is encoded by the exons atgATGGCCAAGGAGAAACCGCCAATAACTGTGGTTGGAGACGTTGGAGGAAGAATTGCCATCGTTGTG GATGACATCATCGATGATGTGGAAAGCTTTGTagctgctgcagagatcctgAAAGAGCGTGGAGCCTACAAGATTTTTGTGATGGCTACTCACGGGCTCCTGTCAGCAGATGCCCCCCGTCTCATAGAGGAATCCTCCATCGATGAG GTGGTAGTGACCAACACAGTTCCTCACGAGGTACAGAAGCTGCAGTGCCCCAAGATAAAGACGGTGGATATCAGTTTGATTCTCTCTGAAGCCATCCGACGAATCCACAATGGCGAGTCCATGGCCTATCTCTTTCGCAACATCACTGTCGATGACTAG
- the LOC141967794 gene encoding glutamine-rich protein 2-like: MERQREMIQEMLSRVTGQEQGWHQVQQQLSEEMDSKLDRLELGPFRQQLEEHCRSILEQLEEKAPLTEADDAAGTKKQVLAHFHCLSCDRPLSVLVPAPHIVANPYMPPLPPNFAGRSHAVPEVEQTPQHSHRELAAECGYPSVPRRCGGRHTLTHPLQRCPCPPPLPPGALRPLQPQTLLPTKHDEMELLGQDGHVYRGRRGRQLSVLVGKEGTAGPPSGRGSSGGEGGSGVGRVPSFPPPHVPPGSPQPSSLCSLLPNFPRAKPNLSPRQRDARDTGRLLSRPQSAVSSLSQPGTPASPETRTASSHGHLSQARGLLPPLRPLWDRSSTSEARQDWGSPTEPPPPPPPSRRAGISGQQQ, encoded by the exons ATGGAGCGGCAGCGTGAGATGATCCAGGAGATGCTGAGCCGGgtgacggggcaggagcagggctggcaccaggtccagcagcagctcagtgaagagaTGGACTCCAAG CTGGACCGCCTGGAGCTGGGCCCTttccggcagcagctggaggagcactgcaggagcatccTGGAGCAGCTCGAGGAGAAGGCGCCGCTGACGGAGGCTGACGATGCAGCTGGGACGAAGAA gcaggtgctggcCCATTTCCACTGCTTGTCCTGCGACCGGCCCCTCAGCGTGCTGGTGCCTGCCCC gcacatcgTGGCCAACCCATAcatgccaccgctgccccccaacTTTGCCGGGCGCTCCCATGCTGTCCCTGAGGTGgagcaaacaccacagcacagccacag GGAGCTGGCGGCTGAGTGTGGGTACCCCAGCGTGCCACGGCGCTGCGGGGGCCGGCACACCCTCACCCacccgctgcagcgctgcccgtgccccccgcccctcccgcccggcgccctgcggccgctccagccccaaaccctgctccccaccaag cacgacGAGATGGAGCTGTTGGGCCAGGATGGCCACGTCTacaggggccggcggggcaggcAGCTGTCTGTGCTCGTGGGCAAGGAGGGTACGGCTGGGCCACCCTCAGGGAGAGGATCCAgcgggggtgaagggggcagtgGAGTGGGCAGGGTGCCCAGTTTTCCCCCCCCACATGttccccctggctccccccagcccagctccctctgctccctcctgccgaACTTCCCCAGGGCCAAGCCCAACCTGTCCCCGAGGCAGCGGGACGCCAGGGACACCGGCCGCCTGCTCTCCCGGCCCCAGAGTGCTGTGTCCTCGCTCAGCCAGCCAg gcacccccgccTCGCCAGAGACCAGGACAGCCTCCTCCCACGGCCACCTCTCCCAGGCACGGgggctcctcccgcccctccgGCCCTTGTGGGACAGATCCAGCACCTCGGAAGCCAGGCAGGACTGGGGGTCCCCGACCGAACCCCCACCACCTCCGCCACCAAGCAGGAGAGCAGGCATCTCTGGCCAGCAGCAATAA
- the LOC141968047 gene encoding glutamine-rich protein 2-like produces MGTPWAGGSLYSEPGLKGETPSLTACPLGPHLDKESIASILADLQGRVSSLQGLTSDLQGEKGKIRQLEDALGKLEVAGATWKGDVSNQITLQLGSTLQEIKYKLKELEEQQQMTKATLEQLVAKTADKPQEQLGELRATVSSTGQEQAEVQAACPVCSTDLSKQVGQLLQRYEKLQDLVDDFMSRQAVGKVVRQLPGRSQQDEELLKRIQATITQVQGDYEKLSSVTESLLNDRHQKQKDIEALFRSLERLEKEKADKEDLVLGIDVLL; encoded by the exons atggggacaccctgggctggaggctcgttgTACTCAGAGCCTGGCCTCAAAGGTGAGACCCCCTCACTGACAGCGTGTCCCCTTGGACCACATCTAGACAAGGAGAGCATCGCCAGCATCCTGGCCGACCTCCAGGGCCGGGTGTCCTCGCTTCAGGGCCTGACCAGCGACCTGCAGGGCGAGAAAGGGAAG atcaggcagctggaagatgcccttggaaagctggaggtagcTGGAGCCACCTGGAAAGGGGACGTCAGCAACCAGATCACCCTGCAACTGGG gtccacactgcaggagataaagtataagctgaaggagctggaagaacagcagcagatgaccaaggccacgctggagcagttggtGGCCAAGACAGCTGACAAGCCGCAGGAGCAG ctgggTGAGCTGAGGGCGACCGTGTCAagcacggggcaggagcaggcagaggtgcaggcagcgtgccccgtctgcagcacagacctcagcaagcaggtggggcagctcctccagcgctACGAGAAGCTCCAGGACCTGGTGGACGACTTCATGTCGCGGCAGGCGGTGGGCAAGGTGGTGAggcagctgccagggaggagcCAG CAGGACGAGGAGCTGCTGAAGCGCATCCAGGCCACCATCACGCAGGTGCAAGGGGACTACGAGAAGCTCAGCTCTGTCACCGAGAGCCTCCTGAATGACCGgcaccagaagcagaaagatatcGAG GCTCTGTTCCGGtccctggagaggctggagaaggagaaagccGACAAGGAAGACCTTGTGCTGGGAATTGACGTG CTACTGTGA
- the LOC141967844 gene encoding phosphoribosyl pyrophosphate synthase-associated protein 1-like isoform X1 → MMAKEKPPITVVGDVGGRIAIVVDDIIDDVESFVAAAEILKERGAYKIFVMATHGLLSADAPRLIEESSIDEVVVTNTVPHEVQKLQCPKIKTVDISLILSEAIRRIHNGESMAYLFRNITVDD, encoded by the exons atgATGGCCAAGGAGAAACCGCCAATAACTGTGGTTGGAGACGTTGGAGGAAGAATTGCCATCGTTGTG GATGACATCATCGATGATGTGGAAAGCTTTGTagctgctgcagagatcctgAAAGAGCGTGGAGCCTACAAGATTTTTGTGATGGCTACTCACGGGCTCCTGTCAGCAGATGCCCCCCGTCTCATAGAGGAATCCTCCATCGATGAG GTGGTAGTGACCAACACAGTTCCTCACGAGGTACAGAAGCTGCAGTGCCCCAAGATAAAGACTGTGGATATCAGTTTGATTCTCTCTGAAGCCATCCGACGAATCCACAATGGCGAGTCCATGGCCTATCTCTTTCGCAACATCACTGTCGATGACTAG